The following proteins come from a genomic window of Patescibacteria group bacterium:
- a CDS encoding DUF362 domain-containing protein, which translates to MNKVSKVKVESNLKESVLKAVNEIGGFKKFINRGETVLLKPNFNTADPSPASTDIGFLRAVVELIYECGAKIVMIGDSSTMSLKRGS; encoded by the coding sequence ATGAATAAAGTCAGCAAGGTAAAAGTTGAAAGTAATTTAAAAGAGTCAGTTTTAAAAGCTGTAAATGAAATTGGTGGTTTTAAAAAATTCATAAATAGGGGAGAAACAGTTTTGCTAAAACCTAATTTTAATACGGCTGACCCAAGCCCGGCTTCAACTGACATTGGATTTTTAAGAGCTGTTGTTGAATTGATTTATGAGTGTGGCGCTAAAATTGTAATGATAGGTGATTCTTCTACCATGAGTTTAAAGAGAGGAAGTTAA
- a CDS encoding NAD(P)-binding protein, with amino-acid sequence MSIKSQKTAIAGAGVIGLYLAWKLSEKGHEITVFEKKKQIGKTACSGLFSERIFDFIPESRNLIENEITSAVLHFPKKSLNIKFSKKFLVMSHFELDRLIALFVEKFKGNIVLNSSMEFLPDNFDRIIGCDGALSSTRKLLKLDEPKFRLGIQVFENKKDFSDFVEVWPTENGFLWKIPRGEQVEYGVIEEINKAKIVFDDFLKKNKIKESNFVSALIPQGLIIPSNNRITLCGDAAGLTKPWSGGGVIWGLIGADILLKNFPDFLKYKKELKRFFLPRINFSKLATKSAYFFGFKAPWALPTNFKIESDFLL; translated from the coding sequence ATGAGTATCAAAAGTCAAAAAACAGCTATAGCTGGAGCAGGCGTAATAGGGCTTTATCTGGCTTGGAAATTGTCTGAAAAAGGTCATGAGATTACTGTTTTTGAGAAAAAAAAGCAAATTGGCAAGACTGCTTGTTCCGGATTATTTTCAGAAAGAATCTTTGATTTTATTCCAGAAAGCCGGAATTTAATTGAAAATGAAATTACAAGTGCTGTTCTGCACTTTCCAAAAAAAAGTTTAAATATTAAATTTTCAAAAAAGTTCTTAGTAATGAGCCACTTTGAACTTGATAGGTTAATAGCTTTATTTGTTGAGAAATTTAAAGGCAATATTGTTTTAAATAGTAGTATGGAGTTTTTGCCTGATAATTTTGACAGAATTATTGGCTGTGATGGCGCTCTGTCTTCAACTAGAAAGCTTTTGAAATTAGATGAGCCGAAATTCCGTTTAGGAATTCAGGTTTTTGAGAATAAAAAAGACTTTTCAGATTTTGTTGAAGTTTGGCCAACTGAAAACGGGTTTTTATGGAAAATCCCAAGAGGAGAACAGGTTGAATATGGGGTTATTGAAGAAATTAATAAAGCTAAAATTGTTTTTGATGATTTTTTAAAAAAGAACAAAATCAAAGAAAGCAACTTTGTTTCAGCTTTAATACCTCAAGGCCTTATAATACCATCTAATAACCGCATCACTTTATGTGGCGATGCTGCAGGATTGACTAAACCATGGTCAGGCGGGGGAGTCATCTGGGGCCTTATTGGAGCCGACATTCTATTGAAAAATTTCCCAGATTTTTTAAAATATAAAAAAGAGCTTAAAAGGTTTTTTTTACCAAGAATTAATTTTTCAAAATTAGCAACAAAATCAGCATATTTTTTTGGTTTTAAAGCTCCATGGGCGCTGCCAACAAATTTTAAAATAGAAAGCGATTTCTTATTATGA
- the uppS gene encoding polyprenyl diphosphate synthase — protein sequence MSIKQVPSHLGIILDGNRRWAKEKGLSAFEGHKEGLDNIKKVINWCKEKGVKTLTLFVFSTENWKRPKKEINYLMKLVEKMQSHFKEASKQDIKIKVIGQRDRLPKAVQLSIKKIEDLTKNNKAMTLNFALSYGGRAEIVEAVKNIIKQKIPVDKISEDDISQNLWTSDLDLIIRTGKEQRISNFLIWQAAYSELYFFKKYWPDFNKKDLNRAISEYVKRQRRYGG from the coding sequence ATGAGCATTAAACAAGTTCCAAGCCATTTAGGCATTATCTTAGATGGCAATAGAAGGTGGGCAAAAGAGAAGGGATTGTCTGCTTTTGAAGGTCATAAAGAGGGATTGGACAATATTAAAAAGGTGATAAATTGGTGCAAAGAAAAAGGAGTCAAGACCTTAACGCTTTTTGTGTTTTCAACTGAAAATTGGAAAAGACCAAAAAAAGAAATAAATTATTTAATGAAGCTAGTTGAAAAAATGCAGTCACATTTTAAGGAAGCCTCTAAACAAGATATTAAAATAAAAGTGATTGGGCAAAGGGACAGATTACCAAAGGCTGTTCAGTTGTCAATTAAAAAAATAGAAGATTTAACCAAGAACAATAAAGCCATGACCTTGAATTTTGCATTAAGTTATGGGGGCAGGGCAGAGATTGTTGAAGCTGTTAAAAACATTATTAAGCAGAAAATTCCTGTTGATAAAATTAGTGAAGATGATATTTCTCAAAATCTTTGGACTTCTGATTTGGATTTAATAATCAGAACAGGAAAAGAGCAGCGTATTTCTAATTTTTTAATTTGGCAGGCTGCTTATAGCGAGCTTTACTTTTTTAAAAAATATTGGCCTGATTTTAATAAAAAGGATTTAAATCGGGCAATTTCAGAATACGTAAAAAGACAAAGAAGATACGGAGGATAG